Proteins encoded by one window of Fusobacterium varium:
- a CDS encoding sugar phosphate isomerase/epimerase, with protein MSQKIFISSLIFQNNNYGEIKKFIEHNNIKNMEFILEPDNASDFKKTLKLLDTIEFEEVAFHGPYKTCILSDSDEENWQKALETYIHCFEIVKKYNGSYIILHTSEYHEENSDIALIKAKIIKLVELGKKYGVKVILENVGLKEEAIFSEKKYFKFLKDEKYQTVLDIGHAEINGWNIFDIMKENSDSIFAYHLHTNDGELDLHQSIRKNDFNINKFLDILKRGIGVNRLVLEYSPSVEKKTLISDFNFLNTSL; from the coding sequence ATGTCACAGAAAATATTTATAAGTAGTTTAATCTTTCAAAATAATAACTACGGAGAGATAAAAAAATTTATTGAACACAACAATATAAAAAATATGGAGTTTATTCTTGAACCAGACAATGCTTCTGACTTTAAAAAAACATTAAAACTTCTAGATACTATCGAATTTGAAGAGGTTGCCTTTCATGGACCATACAAAACTTGTATTCTATCTGACAGTGATGAGGAAAATTGGCAAAAAGCTCTTGAAACATATATTCACTGCTTTGAAATTGTAAAAAAATATAATGGTAGCTATATTATTCTTCATACAAGTGAATACCACGAAGAAAATAGCGATATTGCTCTAATTAAAGCTAAAATTATAAAATTAGTTGAACTTGGTAAAAAATATGGAGTAAAGGTTATTCTTGAAAATGTAGGTTTAAAAGAAGAGGCTATCTTTTCAGAAAAAAAATACTTTAAGTTTTTAAAAGATGAAAAATATCAAACTGTTTTAGATATTGGACATGCAGAGATCAATGGATGGAATATCTTTGATATTATGAAGGAAAATAGTGATTCTATCTTTGCTTATCATCTTCATACTAATGATGGAGAATTAGATTTACACCAAAGTATCAGAAAAAACGACTTTAATATAAATAAATTTTTAGATATATTAAAAAGAGGAATTGGAGTTAATAGATTAGTTCTAGAATATTCTCCAAGTGTTGAGAAAAAAACTCTTATCTCAGATTTCAACTTTTTAAACACTTCTCTATAA
- a CDS encoding coproporphyrinogen III oxidase has translation MIINSDFEINERSVEEFARVMVPEALEKTLNLSLLKDDKNIEIKMEIDNKVESFSYINCEDKIEEQKQTMTKILLLKFYNKNYSWGGLMGVRPTKVLRRLLATGSTYEKAENMLRDFYLVTDEKIKLLVDTVKKENKFLNREHINLYIGIPFCPSKCKYCSFASYEITSGVGRYYNGFVDTLLEEIEITGKYLKEKSLKIESLYMGGGTPTTLSEKDLERVLIQINRHLDMTNIKEFTLEAGREDSLTEKKFYLAKEYGVDRISLNPQTFNEETLAKVNRRFNRENFDKFFKLGKELGFIINMDLIIGLPDESTEDILYTLDEVEKYDIDNLTVHSLAFKRASNLFKEDKSRKEIDREVIENRIKDLVASKEMFPYYMYRQKNIMEWGENVGYSKEGKESIFNIEMIEENQSTMGLGGGAITKIVLEEGDGKDYIERIVNPKDPALYIREMKERMESKCKLFDRLGEVK, from the coding sequence GTGATAATCAACTCAGATTTTGAGATAAATGAGAGAAGTGTTGAAGAGTTTGCTAGGGTAATGGTACCAGAGGCATTGGAAAAAACATTGAATCTATCTTTATTAAAAGATGATAAAAATATAGAGATAAAAATGGAGATAGATAATAAAGTAGAAAGTTTCTCTTATATAAATTGTGAAGATAAGATAGAAGAGCAAAAACAGACAATGACAAAAATTCTATTATTAAAATTCTATAATAAAAATTACTCTTGGGGTGGCTTAATGGGAGTGAGACCTACAAAGGTTTTAAGAAGATTATTAGCCACAGGGTCTACATATGAAAAGGCTGAAAATATGTTGAGAGATTTTTATTTGGTAACAGATGAAAAGATAAAACTTTTAGTAGATACAGTTAAAAAAGAGAATAAATTTCTAAATAGAGAGCATATAAATCTATATATAGGGATACCTTTCTGCCCTAGTAAATGCAAATATTGTTCTTTTGCATCTTATGAGATAACAAGTGGAGTGGGAAGATATTACAATGGTTTTGTAGATACTCTTTTAGAAGAGATAGAGATTACTGGAAAATACTTGAAAGAGAAAAGCTTAAAGATAGAGTCTCTATATATGGGTGGGGGAACTCCTACAACTCTTAGTGAAAAAGATTTAGAAAGAGTGTTAATTCAAATAAATAGACATTTAGATATGACTAATATTAAAGAGTTTACTTTAGAGGCTGGAAGAGAGGACTCACTTACTGAGAAAAAGTTTTATTTAGCTAAAGAGTATGGAGTGGATAGAATAAGTCTGAATCCACAAACTTTTAATGAAGAAACTTTAGCAAAGGTAAATAGAAGATTCAATAGAGAAAACTTTGACAAGTTTTTTAAATTAGGAAAAGAACTTGGTTTTATAATCAATATGGATTTGATAATTGGATTGCCTGATGAAAGTACAGAGGATATTTTATATACTTTAGATGAAGTAGAAAAATATGATATAGATAATCTAACTGTTCATTCACTAGCATTTAAAAGAGCCTCAAATCTTTTTAAAGAGGATAAAAGTAGAAAAGAGATTGATAGAGAGGTAATTGAAAATAGAATAAAAGATTTAGTTGCATCTAAAGAGATGTTCCCATACTATATGTACAGACAAAAAAATATTATGGAATGGGGCGAGAATGTTGGTTACTCTAAAGAGGGAAAAGAATCTATTTTTAATATAGAGATGATAGAGGAAAATCAATCAACTATGGGACTAGGTGGAGGAGCTATAACAAAAATAGTCTTAGAAGAGGGAGATGGAAAAGACTATATTGAAAGAATAGTAAACCCTAAAGACCCTGCTCTATATATAAGAGAGATGAAAGAGAGAATGGAAAGTAAGTGTAAATTGTTTGATAGGCTAGGAGAGGTAAAATGA
- a CDS encoding helix-hairpin-helix domain-containing protein, with protein MFVVMLTLGLFTEYSFTEEKPKFKVIMSENMLEKKDFRLDINLATKEEMNNSKIGKSYISKIIDYREKTGGFLKIDELKRIKGIGNATFEKLSKKFKIESPINKKPLYINDANEELLKYYGFDKKEIKKLKDYLDKNRRIDNNIQLMELLSKKRYEKYKEIIKYDKF; from the coding sequence ATTTTTGTAGTTATGCTTACACTTGGTTTATTTACAGAGTATAGTTTTACAGAGGAAAAACCTAAGTTTAAAGTTATTATGAGTGAAAATATGCTTGAGAAAAAAGATTTTAGATTGGACATAAATCTTGCAACAAAAGAGGAGATGAACAATAGTAAAATTGGAAAGAGCTACATTAGTAAGATAATTGATTATAGAGAAAAAACAGGTGGTTTTTTAAAGATTGATGAATTAAAGAGAATAAAAGGGATTGGAAATGCAACTTTTGAAAAGCTATCTAAGAAATTTAAGATAGAATCACCAATTAACAAGAAACCTCTGTATATTAATGATGCTAATGAGGAACTTTTAAAATACTATGGTTTTGATAAAAAAGAGATAAAGAAATTAAAAGATTATTTAGATAAAAATAGAAGAATAGATAATAATATCCAGCTGATGGAGCTGTTATCTAAAAAAAGATATGAAAAATATAAAGAAATAATAAAATATGATAAATTTTAG
- the hslO gene encoding Hsp33 family molecular chaperone HslO, with protein MSRIIRGVSKNARFFLVDTTDIVQEALNIHKCSPTAIDAFGRLLTAGVIMGSTLKGKDVLTLRTDTDGLLNNMVVTATADGGVKGYLSNPSVDVPLRDDGKSNVGALVGRGTMKIIKDMGLKEPYVGISTVDTGEIAQDLAYYFYNSEQTPTVIALGVKLKDANTVACAGGYMLQLLPDAEDEFITALENKIQAIRPMTELMMGGMDLERILKLLYEDMNSEDNEKLVESYEILEEKEVSYKCDCNKDKFYKGLITLGKEELNKIFAEEEKIEAECHFCGKRYEFKKEDFKDILEVK; from the coding sequence ATGAGTAGAATAATAAGAGGAGTTAGTAAAAACGCAAGATTCTTTTTGGTAGATACAACAGATATAGTTCAAGAGGCTTTAAATATTCATAAGTGCAGTCCTACAGCTATAGATGCTTTTGGAAGATTATTGACAGCTGGAGTTATAATGGGAAGTACTTTAAAGGGAAAAGATGTTTTAACTTTAAGAACAGATACAGATGGACTTTTAAATAATATGGTAGTTACAGCAACAGCAGATGGTGGAGTAAAAGGATATCTTTCTAATCCTTCAGTAGATGTACCACTAAGAGATGATGGAAAATCAAATGTAGGGGCATTAGTTGGAAGAGGAACAATGAAAATAATAAAAGACATGGGATTAAAAGAGCCTTATGTAGGAATTTCAACAGTTGATACTGGAGAGATTGCACAAGATTTAGCATATTATTTTTATAATTCAGAACAAACACCTACTGTAATTGCTTTAGGAGTAAAATTAAAAGATGCAAATACAGTGGCTTGCGCTGGTGGATATATGTTACAACTTTTACCAGATGCAGAAGATGAGTTTATAACAGCTCTTGAAAATAAAATTCAAGCTATAAGACCTATGACAGAGCTTATGATGGGTGGAATGGACTTAGAAAGAATTTTAAAACTTCTATATGAAGATATGAATAGTGAAGATAACGAAAAATTAGTAGAAAGCTATGAAATCTTAGAGGAAAAAGAAGTTAGCTATAAATGTGATTGTAATAAAGATAAATTCTATAAAGGATTAATTACTTTAGGAAAAGAGGAATTAAATAAAATTTTTGCAGAAGAGGAAAAAATAGAGGCTGAGTGTCATTTCTGTGGAAAGAGATATGAATTTAAAAAAGAGGATTTCAAAGATATTTTAGAGGTGAAATAA
- a CDS encoding TatD family hydrolase, producing MKLIDSHAHLDNEQFNEDREEVLNRIKENLDFAVNIGYNLASSKKSVEFAKNYDFIYAVVGVHPDDIGEYSDEVERELEKIAQEDKVLAIGEIGLDYHWMTFPKEQQQEVFRKQMKLAQRVGKPVAIHSREAMEDTLKILKEFPDVKGIFHCYPGSLETAKEVIDNYYLGIGGVLTFKNAKKLVEVVENIPLDKLIIETDCPYMAPTPYRGKRNEPIYVEYVARKIAEIKGISYEEVVEVTNKNTRKAYGME from the coding sequence ATGAAATTAATAGATTCTCATGCTCATTTAGATAATGAACAATTTAATGAGGACAGAGAAGAGGTACTAAATAGAATAAAAGAGAATTTAGATTTTGCTGTAAATATAGGGTATAACCTAGCTAGTAGCAAAAAAAGTGTTGAGTTTGCTAAGAATTATGATTTTATATATGCAGTAGTTGGAGTACACCCTGATGATATAGGGGAGTACTCTGATGAAGTAGAGAGAGAATTAGAAAAAATAGCTCAAGAGGATAAAGTTTTAGCTATTGGAGAGATAGGACTTGATTATCATTGGATGACTTTTCCTAAAGAGCAACAGCAAGAAGTTTTTAGAAAGCAGATGAAACTTGCTCAAAGAGTTGGTAAGCCTGTGGCAATTCACTCAAGAGAGGCTATGGAAGATACATTGAAAATCTTAAAAGAGTTTCCTGATGTAAAGGGGATTTTTCATTGCTACCCTGGATCATTAGAGACAGCTAAAGAGGTAATAGATAATTATTATTTAGGAATAGGTGGAGTCTTAACTTTTAAAAATGCTAAAAAATTAGTTGAAGTTGTAGAAAATATTCCTCTTGATAAACTAATAATAGAAACTGATTGTCCATATATGGCTCCTACTCCATATAGAGGAAAGAGAAATGAGCCAATATATGTTGAGTATGTTGCTAGAAAAATAGCTGAAATTAAAGGAATTAGTTATGAAGAGGTTGTAGAGGTAACTAATAAAAATACAAGAAAAGCTTATGGAATGGAATAG
- a CDS encoding methyltransferase domain-containing protein, whose protein sequence is MKICPVCKEKLARENKTYKCINNHCFDMAKQGYLNLLLSNQKHSKTPGDDKEMVLSRKRFLEKDYYKIISDSVNNIVFKLRNSNSLEILDIGCGEGYYTGRLKKFLDENGVESNITGIDISKEAIICGAKTYKNIDWVVASATNIPLEDESLDYIICMFAKIIPEEKMRTLKKGGKLIIVSTGEKHLIELKEVVYDKVRTEFYSPIEDLKIFKHLETVNCTGKSFIKENESIKNLFDMTPYKWRSPKEGVDRLFSLDNLEITIDVNIDIFQKD, encoded by the coding sequence ATGAAAATTTGTCCTGTATGTAAGGAAAAATTAGCAAGAGAGAATAAAACATATAAGTGTATAAATAATCACTGTTTTGATATGGCTAAACAAGGGTATCTAAATCTTTTGCTTTCAAATCAAAAACATAGTAAGACACCTGGTGATGATAAAGAGATGGTGTTGAGTAGAAAGAGATTTTTAGAGAAAGATTACTATAAGATTATCTCTGACAGTGTTAATAATATAGTTTTTAAGTTGAGAAATTCAAATAGTTTAGAGATATTGGACATAGGTTGTGGAGAGGGATACTACACAGGTAGATTAAAAAAATTTCTTGATGAAAATGGTGTTGAAAGCAATATTACAGGTATAGATATATCTAAAGAAGCTATTATCTGTGGAGCAAAAACATATAAAAATATTGATTGGGTAGTGGCAAGTGCAACAAATATTCCTTTAGAAGATGAATCACTAGACTATATAATATGTATGTTTGCAAAAATAATACCTGAAGAGAAGATGAGAACTTTAAAGAAAGGTGGAAAACTTATTATTGTATCAACTGGAGAAAAACATCTGATTGAGCTTAAAGAAGTTGTATATGATAAAGTAAGAACTGAATTTTATTCACCAATAGAGGATCTAAAAATATTTAAACATCTTGAAACTGTAAATTGTACTGGAAAATCTTTTATAAAAGAGAATGAAAGCATAAAAAACCTTTTTGATATGACTCCGTATAAGTGGAGAAGTCCAAAAGAGGGAGTAGATAGATTGTTTAGTTTAGATAACTTAGAGATAACAATAGATGTAAATATTGATATTTTTCAAAAGGATTAA
- the acpS gene encoding holo-ACP synthase — protein MILGIGNDIVEISRIAKAISNEKFLKRVYTEKEIEIISKKGNSEASYAGRFSAKEAISKALGTGVRNFNLTDIEILNDELGKPFVVFKNNLLEIMKGKKIEISISHSREYATAIAILIEKE, from the coding sequence ATGATATTGGGAATAGGAAATGATATTGTCGAGATATCAAGAATAGCAAAAGCTATATCAAATGAGAAATTTTTAAAACGTGTTTATACAGAAAAAGAGATTGAGATTATAAGTAAAAAGGGGAACTCTGAAGCTAGCTATGCTGGGAGATTTTCAGCTAAAGAGGCTATATCAAAAGCTTTAGGGACAGGGGTCAGGAATTTTAATTTAACAGATATTGAGATACTAAATGATGAACTAGGAAAACCTTTTGTTGTTTTTAAAAATAATCTTTTAGAGATAATGAAAGGGAAAAAAATTGAAATTTCTATTTCACATTCTAGAGAATATGCTACTGCAATAGCAATATTAATAGAGAAGGAGTGA
- a CDS encoding NAD(P)H-dependent oxidoreductase subunit E has translation MVTKEFYNELEEYINSLKDKKDDVKILNFVIEKLDSIPMEVQKFIAEKTGLMEISIENTINFYPKFRNKVAGKKVKEVAICVGMTCGSWGKGYYDELAKILEIDEKGISKDGKIQLTTKRCFGRCAKGPNMSIDGTIYSMVTMDEIKRRLNLK, from the coding sequence ATGGTGACAAAAGAATTTTATAATGAACTTGAAGAGTATATAAATAGTTTAAAAGATAAAAAAGATGATGTTAAAATTTTAAACTTTGTAATAGAAAAATTAGATAGTATTCCTATGGAAGTTCAAAAATTTATAGCAGAAAAAACAGGACTTATGGAAATTTCTATTGAAAATACAATTAATTTTTATCCTAAATTTAGAAATAAAGTGGCAGGAAAAAAAGTTAAAGAGGTTGCTATCTGTGTAGGAATGACTTGTGGAAGTTGGGGTAAGGGATATTATGATGAACTTGCTAAAATTCTTGAAATAGATGAAAAGGGAATTTCAAAGGATGGGAAAATCCAACTTACTACAAAAAGATGTTTTGGAAGATGTGCAAAAGGTCCAAATATGTCAATAGATGGAACTATATATAGTATGGTAACTATGGACGAGATAAAAAGAAGATTAAATTTAAAATAG